In Pseudomonas fluorescens, one genomic interval encodes:
- a CDS encoding Na/Pi cotransporter family protein: MLTLLNLLSAVALLIWGTHIVRTGILRVYGTNLRHVIGQNMSKRWLAFVAGIVVTAMVQSSNATAMLVTSFVGQGLMALTPALATMLGADVGTALMARVLTFDLSWLSPLLIFLGVIFFLSRKQTRLGQMGRVSIGLGLIILALQLIVEAAAPITHAQGVKVIFASLTGDILLDALVGALFAMISYSSLAAVLLTATLAGASVISLPVAIGLVIGANIGSGVLAFMSTSMQNAAGRQVALGSLLYKLIGLLLIIPVLDPLVHWMDGLDFSPQEMVIGFHLLYNTARCLILLPSVAPMARLCAWLLPERPEVNGTAKPRHLDATALVTPSLALANAARETLRMGDLIDNMLDAMLDVLRGKQTAITQEMRRLTDDVEALYSAIKLYLAQMPREDLGEQDSRRWAETIELAINLKLASDLIERMLRKVQQQKTSQRRSFSEEGLEDLAGLHQQLIANLRLGLSVFLSGDKESARQLLREKRRFRAQERRLAHAHVSRLQRKIVQSLETSSLHLELIADMKRLNSLFCSSAYVVLETADTGALEADDIADITHSP, from the coding sequence ATGCTCACCCTGCTCAATTTGCTGTCTGCCGTGGCCCTGCTGATCTGGGGCACGCACATCGTCCGAACCGGCATCCTGCGGGTGTACGGCACCAATCTGCGCCATGTGATCGGCCAGAACATGTCCAAACGCTGGCTCGCGTTCGTCGCCGGCATCGTCGTGACTGCGATGGTGCAGAGCAGCAACGCCACGGCCATGCTCGTCACCTCCTTCGTTGGTCAGGGCTTGATGGCGCTGACCCCGGCGCTGGCGACCATGCTTGGCGCCGACGTCGGTACCGCGCTGATGGCGCGGGTGCTGACGTTCGACCTGTCGTGGCTGTCGCCGCTGCTGATTTTCCTCGGGGTGATTTTCTTTCTGTCGCGCAAACAGACGCGGCTCGGGCAGATGGGCCGGGTCAGCATCGGTCTGGGGCTGATCATTCTCGCGCTGCAACTGATCGTGGAGGCCGCCGCACCGATTACCCACGCCCAAGGGGTGAAGGTGATCTTTGCTTCGCTGACCGGCGACATCCTCCTCGACGCCCTGGTTGGTGCGTTGTTCGCGATGATTTCCTATTCCAGCCTCGCCGCTGTGCTACTGACCGCGACGCTGGCCGGTGCCAGCGTGATCAGCCTGCCGGTGGCGATCGGTCTGGTGATCGGCGCCAACATCGGCAGCGGCGTGCTGGCGTTCATGAGCACCAGCATGCAGAACGCGGCCGGGCGGCAAGTGGCGCTGGGCAGCCTGCTGTACAAACTGATCGGCCTGCTGCTGATCATCCCGGTGCTCGATCCGCTGGTGCACTGGATGGACGGCCTGGATTTCAGCCCGCAGGAAATGGTCATTGGCTTCCACTTGCTCTACAACACCGCGCGCTGCCTGATCCTGCTGCCCAGCGTCGCGCCGATGGCACGCCTGTGTGCCTGGCTGCTGCCGGAGCGCCCGGAGGTCAACGGCACCGCCAAGCCGCGGCATCTCGATGCGACGGCGCTGGTCACCCCGAGCTTGGCGCTGGCCAACGCGGCCCGCGAGACCCTGCGCATGGGCGACCTGATCGACAACATGCTCGACGCGATGCTCGATGTGCTGCGCGGCAAGCAGACCGCCATTACCCAGGAAATGCGCCGACTGACCGATGACGTCGAAGCGCTGTACAGCGCGATCAAGCTGTATCTGGCGCAAATGCCCCGCGAGGATCTCGGCGAGCAGGACAGTCGGCGCTGGGCGGAGACCATCGAATTGGCGATCAACCTGAAACTGGCCAGCGACCTGATCGAACGCATGCTGCGCAAGGTGCAGCAGCAGAAGACCTCCCAGCGTCGGTCGTTTTCCGAAGAGGGCCTGGAGGATCTGGCCGGGCTGCATCAGCAACTGATCGCCAACCTGCGCCTCGGCCTGTCAGTGTTCCTCAGCGGCGACAAGGAAAGCGCCCGTCAGCTGTTGCGCGAGAAACGTCGCTTTCGCGCACAGGAACGGCGTCTGGCCCATGCCCATGTCAGCCGTTTGCAACGTAAGATCGTGCAGAGTCTGGAAACCAGTTCGCTGCATCTGGAGCTGATTGCGGATATGAAGCGCTTGAATTCGCTGTTTTGCAGCAGTGCTTATGTGGTGCTGGAAACGGCCGATACCGGGGCGCTGGAAGCGGATGATATTGCCGACATTACGCATTCGCCTTGA
- a CDS encoding CitMHS family transporter, translating into MLTFLGFAMVITFMFLIMTKRLSALIALIIIPILFALFGGFAPKIGPMMLEGITKLAPTGVMLMFAILYFALMIDSGLFDPAVRKILKLVKGDPLKVSVGTAVLALVVSLDGDGATTYMICVAAMLPLYSRIGMSPRIMAGLIILAGGVMNMTPWGGPTARAASALHVDPSDIFVPMIPAMAAGVVAILIIAYFYGKRERARLGELHLIGDEIDHSEISVSQFPDARRPKLIWFNGLLTLALMCTLIAGLLPLPVLFMVAFSIAMIVNYPCLQMQKDRVAAHAGSVLSVVSLIFAAGIFTGILSGTGMVDAMSKSLLAVIPDFLGPYLAVITALVSMPFTFFMSNDAFYYGVLPVLSEAASHYGITAVEMARASIVGQPVHLLSPLVPSTYLLVALAGIEFGDHQRFTLKWAVLVCLCILVAALLLGTFPLFSTL; encoded by the coding sequence ATGCTGACTTTCCTTGGCTTCGCCATGGTCATCACGTTCATGTTCCTGATCATGACCAAGCGCCTGTCTGCGCTGATCGCCCTGATCATCATCCCGATCCTGTTCGCCCTGTTCGGTGGTTTCGCGCCGAAGATCGGCCCGATGATGCTCGAAGGCATTACCAAGCTTGCGCCGACCGGCGTGATGCTGATGTTCGCCATTCTGTACTTCGCCCTGATGATCGACTCCGGCCTGTTCGATCCGGCCGTGCGCAAGATCCTCAAACTGGTCAAGGGCGACCCGTTGAAAGTTTCGGTCGGTACCGCCGTGCTGGCGCTCGTCGTTTCCCTCGATGGTGACGGCGCGACCACTTACATGATCTGCGTGGCCGCCATGCTGCCGCTGTACAGCCGCATCGGCATGAGCCCGCGGATCATGGCCGGTCTGATCATCCTCGCCGGTGGCGTGATGAACATGACCCCGTGGGGCGGCCCGACCGCGCGTGCCGCCAGTGCGCTGCATGTCGACCCGTCGGACATCTTCGTACCAATGATCCCGGCGATGGCTGCCGGTGTGGTGGCGATCCTGATCATTGCCTACTTCTACGGCAAACGTGAGCGTGCGCGTCTGGGCGAGCTGCACCTGATCGGCGACGAGATTGATCACAGTGAAATCAGCGTCTCGCAGTTCCCCGATGCCCGCCGTCCGAAGCTGATCTGGTTCAACGGCCTGCTGACCCTGGCGCTGATGTGCACCCTGATCGCCGGCCTGCTGCCGCTGCCGGTGCTGTTCATGGTGGCGTTCAGTATCGCGATGATCGTCAACTACCCATGCCTGCAAATGCAGAAGGACCGCGTTGCGGCCCATGCCGGCAGCGTGCTGTCGGTGGTCAGTCTGATTTTCGCTGCGGGTATCTTCACCGGTATCCTGTCCGGAACCGGCATGGTCGACGCCATGTCGAAAAGTCTGCTGGCAGTGATTCCGGACTTCCTCGGCCCGTACCTGGCGGTGATCACGGCGCTGGTGAGCATGCCGTTCACGTTCTTCATGTCGAACGACGCGTTCTACTACGGCGTGTTGCCGGTGCTCTCCGAAGCGGCCAGCCATTACGGCATCACCGCAGTGGAAATGGCCCGTGCCTCGATCGTCGGTCAGCCCGTCCACTTGCTCAGCCCGCTGGTACCGTCGACGTACCTGCTGGTGGCGCTGGCCGGTATCGAATTCGGTGATCACCAGCGTTTCACCCTGAAGTGGGCAGTGCTGGTCTGCCTGTGCATACTGGTGGCCGCCTTGCTGCTGGGGACGTTCCCGCTGTTCAGCACGTTGTAA
- a CDS encoding NAD(P)-dependent oxidoreductase — protein MKNAETPTVKVVLYGAMASLGGALMAELLRRQHEVIAILDDLNVLAPRPGLRTKSGDLFDAERVKQSVAGSSAVICLLDAPGLPFSSDHVERSVVLGPVEQVLAVDALVDGLQMANVPRLFLVGNFAVLDEPDLDDALQRHAAEEIREALQSSPLQWTLVNAPHGVAGLTIEHFSQVGGNLEPGLAEPLERLNRVAVGIADELRLNLHVGQHVNFVAATG, from the coding sequence ATGAAAAATGCCGAAACCCCGACGGTGAAAGTGGTGCTCTATGGTGCCATGGCCAGCCTGGGCGGTGCGTTGATGGCTGAATTGCTGCGACGGCAGCACGAAGTCATCGCGATTCTCGACGATTTGAACGTACTCGCACCACGTCCGGGCCTGCGCACCAAAAGCGGCGATCTGTTCGATGCCGAGCGGGTCAAGCAGAGCGTAGCGGGCAGCTCGGCAGTGATCTGCTTGTTGGACGCACCGGGTCTGCCGTTCAGCAGCGACCATGTGGAAAGGTCCGTGGTGCTCGGCCCGGTGGAACAGGTTTTGGCGGTCGATGCGTTGGTCGACGGTTTGCAAATGGCCAACGTGCCACGGCTGTTTCTGGTGGGTAATTTTGCCGTGCTCGACGAGCCAGATCTGGACGACGCACTGCAACGCCACGCCGCCGAAGAAATCCGCGAGGCCCTGCAAAGCAGCCCGCTGCAGTGGACACTGGTGAATGCGCCGCACGGGGTGGCGGGGCTGACCATTGAGCATTTCAGTCAGGTGGGCGGCAATCTGGAGCCGGGGCTGGCGGAGCCACTGGAACGACTGAACCGGGTCGCGGTGGGGATTGCCGATGAGCTGCGGTTGAATCTGCATGTGGGGCAGCATGTGAATTTTGTCGCCGCAACTGGCTGA
- a CDS encoding DOPA 4,5-dioxygenase family protein, with amino-acid sequence MHAINGYHAHVYFDADSIDQARALCEQAAQLFPLKMGRVHERPVGPHPDWSCQLAFGPELIGEVLPWLALNRKGLVVFLHPDTGDDLLDHTEHAIWMGAMRPLDLSIF; translated from the coding sequence ATGCACGCAATCAATGGCTATCACGCCCACGTCTATTTCGACGCTGACTCAATTGATCAGGCGCGCGCTTTGTGTGAACAGGCGGCGCAGTTGTTTCCTCTGAAGATGGGGCGCGTCCATGAGCGCCCGGTCGGCCCGCATCCAGACTGGAGCTGCCAGTTGGCTTTCGGCCCGGAGCTGATCGGTGAGGTGTTGCCGTGGCTGGCGCTCAATCGCAAGGGGCTGGTGGTGTTTTTGCACCCCGACACTGGCGATGATTTGCTCGATCACACCGAGCACGCGATCTGGATGGGCGCGATGCGGCCGCTGGATCTGTCTATTTTTTGA
- a CDS encoding ABC transporter ATP-binding protein has translation MSRLPRAPSEAVIEVRGLCNRFGSQSVHENLDLDLYKGEILAVVGGSGSGKSVLLRSIVGLRRPSEGNVKVFGQNLPSLSEHERSLVERRFGVLFQKGALFSSLTVTENVALPLIEHAGLSRNDAEHLAAVKLALAGLPLSAADKYPASLSGGMIKRAALARALALDPDILFLDEPTAGLDPIGAAAFDQLILTLRDALGLSVFLVTHDLDTLYTITDRVAVLAQKKVLVAGPIDVVSETDDAWIHEYFHGPRGRSALDAAKLLNEV, from the coding sequence GTGAGTCGTCTACCCCGCGCGCCCTCGGAGGCGGTGATCGAAGTCCGTGGCCTGTGCAATCGCTTTGGCAGCCAGAGCGTGCACGAGAATCTCGATCTGGATTTGTACAAAGGTGAAATCCTCGCCGTGGTCGGCGGCTCCGGCAGCGGTAAATCGGTGCTGTTGCGCAGCATTGTTGGCCTGCGCCGGCCCAGCGAAGGCAACGTGAAGGTGTTCGGGCAAAACCTGCCGAGCCTGTCCGAGCATGAGCGTTCGCTGGTCGAGCGGCGCTTTGGTGTGTTGTTCCAGAAAGGCGCGCTGTTCTCCTCGCTGACGGTGACCGAAAACGTCGCCCTGCCGCTGATCGAACATGCCGGCCTGAGCCGCAACGACGCCGAGCATCTGGCGGCGGTTAAACTGGCGCTGGCCGGGCTGCCGCTGTCGGCGGCGGACAAATACCCGGCTTCGCTGTCCGGCGGGATGATCAAGCGCGCTGCGCTGGCGCGGGCCCTTGCGCTGGATCCGGACATCCTGTTTCTCGACGAACCCACCGCTGGCCTCGATCCGATTGGCGCAGCGGCGTTCGATCAACTGATCCTGACCCTGCGCGATGCGTTGGGCCTGAGCGTGTTTCTGGTGACCCACGACCTCGACACGCTCTACACCATCACCGACCGCGTGGCGGTGCTGGCGCAGAAGAAGGTGCTGGTTGCCGGCCCGATCGACGTGGTCTCGGAAACCGACGACGCGTGGATTCACGAATACTTCCACGGCCCGCGTGGCCGCTCGGCGCTGGACGCCGCCAAATTGCTCAACGAGGTCTGA
- a CDS encoding DUF5924 family protein: MQKIPLLIQRILELMKRYPGVIALGGFISGVGSFILVDRQQGLASWITIIMLLSWIWLMLENTLTGLFTRIFKREIPQPLLRYATQMIHQESLFFVLPFFFITTTWNSGQLIFTGLLCIAALISIVDPLYYKWLAPRRWAFLALHTLTLFAALLTALPVIMHLTTAQSFKWALGTAVVLSFPSLASIFPIRTVRNALAILCITFGIGAVGWTLRSWVPPATLWMTDVAISTQLQDRTPGDSLEQVSAEQIRNGGLYAYTAINAPRGLDERIYHVWQFDGKEVDRIALDIHGGRKEGYRAWTHKQNFPGNPAGKWQVRVLTEDGQVIGVLRFEVTDSTAIKEK; this comes from the coding sequence ATGCAGAAAATCCCCCTCCTGATCCAGCGCATTCTCGAGCTGATGAAGCGCTATCCCGGGGTGATTGCGCTTGGCGGTTTCATCTCCGGGGTCGGCAGTTTCATTCTGGTCGATCGCCAGCAGGGACTGGCGAGCTGGATCACCATCATCATGCTGCTGAGCTGGATCTGGCTGATGCTGGAGAACACCCTGACCGGGCTGTTCACGCGCATCTTCAAGCGGGAGATCCCCCAGCCGCTGCTGCGTTACGCGACGCAGATGATCCATCAGGAAAGCCTGTTTTTCGTCCTGCCGTTCTTCTTCATCACCACCACCTGGAACAGCGGTCAACTGATCTTCACCGGGCTGCTGTGCATCGCCGCGCTGATCTCGATTGTCGATCCGCTCTATTACAAATGGCTGGCGCCACGGCGCTGGGCTTTTCTCGCATTGCACACCCTGACCCTGTTCGCCGCCCTGCTCACTGCGCTGCCGGTGATCATGCACCTGACCACCGCGCAAAGTTTCAAATGGGCGCTGGGCACGGCGGTGGTGTTGTCGTTCCCGAGCCTGGCGTCGATCTTCCCGATCCGCACCGTGCGCAACGCGTTGGCCATTCTGTGCATCACCTTCGGCATTGGCGCGGTCGGCTGGACGCTGCGCTCGTGGGTGCCGCCGGCGACGCTGTGGATGACCGACGTGGCGATCAGCACCCAGTTGCAGGATCGCACCCCGGGCGACAGCCTCGAACAGGTCAGCGCCGAGCAGATCCGCAACGGCGGTCTCTACGCCTACACCGCAATCAACGCGCCGCGCGGGCTGGATGAGCGGATCTACCACGTGTGGCAGTTCGACGGCAAAGAGGTCGACCGCATCGCTCTCGATATCCACGGCGGGCGCAAGGAAGGTTACCGGGCGTGGACGCACAAGCAGAACTTCCCCGGCAACCCGGCGGGCAAGTGGCAGGTGCGGGTGCTGACTGAAGACGGTCAGGTGATCGGCGTACTGCGTTTCGAAGTGACCGACAGCACAGCGATCAAAGAAAAGTAA
- a CDS encoding TerC family protein, translating into MDWLTNPEIWVAFFTLTALEIVLGIDNIIMISILVSRMPKHMQQRTRIFGLGLAMITRILLLLSITWVMRLTADLFVVFGQGISGRDLILFFGGLFLLWKSSQEMYHALEGEDESGDEPSGKGGNFLYTIIQIAIIDIVFSLDSVITAVGMVSHVPVMVAAIVVAVLVMMAASGKISEFIDKHPSLKMLALSFLLVVGTVLIAESFDVHVPKGYVYFAMAFSLAVEAINIKLRGAMARKKQQQDPVKLRKDVPGQ; encoded by the coding sequence ATGGATTGGCTGACCAACCCCGAAATCTGGGTTGCCTTCTTTACCCTGACCGCCCTGGAAATCGTTCTGGGCATCGATAACATCATCATGATTTCGATCCTGGTCAGCCGCATGCCCAAGCACATGCAGCAGCGCACGCGGATTTTCGGCCTGGGCTTGGCGATGATCACGCGGATCCTGTTGCTGCTGTCGATCACCTGGGTCATGCGCCTCACCGCCGACCTGTTCGTGGTGTTCGGCCAGGGCATTTCCGGTCGCGACCTGATCCTGTTCTTCGGTGGCCTGTTCCTGCTGTGGAAGAGCTCGCAGGAGATGTACCACGCGCTGGAAGGCGAAGACGAAAGCGGCGACGAGCCTTCGGGCAAGGGCGGCAACTTCCTTTACACGATCATTCAGATCGCGATCATCGACATCGTGTTCTCGCTGGACTCGGTGATCACTGCCGTCGGTATGGTCTCCCATGTGCCGGTGATGGTCGCGGCAATCGTCGTCGCCGTGCTGGTGATGATGGCGGCCTCGGGCAAGATCAGCGAGTTCATCGACAAGCACCCGTCGCTGAAGATGCTGGCGCTGTCGTTCCTGCTGGTGGTCGGTACCGTACTGATCGCCGAGTCGTTCGACGTGCATGTGCCGAAAGGCTACGTCTACTTCGCCATGGCGTTCTCGCTGGCGGTGGAAGCGATCAACATCAAACTGCGCGGCGCGATGGCCCGGAAGAAACAGCAGCAGGATCCGGTGAAACTGCGCAAGGATGTTCCGGGGCAATAA
- a CDS encoding M16 family metallopeptidase encodes MRCLLFACLLLGSLPAFAVDRFQVEGYALPNGLQLLLKPGTERGHVAIRLVVGVGLDDFDCDEKELPHLLEHLLFSGVDATGEGGLEERMQALGGEWNAFTSNADTTFVIEAPAKNQRKVLDLLLDLLTQTRIDDNAINAAKRVVEREDGGHYTRLQRFLDRQDLGHTASNQLAVELGLKCPQRAEVGHLTQKQLEKVRKTWYAPNNMTLIVVGELDKLLPAYLERTWGALEAVDPAEHRELPDIRTSAAHERTLTRGFIGDSAKLHWLVPEPMLDDQYDETFDILKDYLDWALYRQIRLNHGLSYGPWAEREVFGGVGFMSLNADVDRDDLAEAQQVLEDLKADLLKNGLDPDTFARIKQAAIAHQAWAVQGNSAMADYYWSALGDYEDGRFANPARELQGVTLETANKAMRELLLQPGYLRIEKPLLSDDQVLWLIAGGLGVVLLVLIGWRLHRRKPAKH; translated from the coding sequence ATGCGTTGCCTGTTGTTCGCCTGTCTGTTGCTCGGTTCCCTGCCCGCCTTCGCCGTTGATCGCTTTCAGGTCGAAGGCTACGCGCTGCCCAACGGTTTGCAGCTGTTGCTCAAGCCCGGCACCGAGCGCGGGCATGTGGCGATTCGTCTGGTGGTGGGCGTCGGTCTCGACGATTTTGATTGCGATGAAAAAGAGCTGCCGCACCTGCTTGAGCACCTGCTGTTCAGCGGCGTCGATGCCACCGGCGAAGGCGGCCTCGAGGAGCGCATGCAGGCGCTGGGCGGTGAGTGGAACGCGTTTACCAGCAACGCCGACACCACGTTCGTCATCGAAGCCCCGGCGAAGAACCAGCGCAAGGTCCTCGACCTGTTGCTCGACCTTTTGACCCAGACCCGCATCGACGACAACGCGATCAACGCCGCCAAACGTGTGGTCGAGCGCGAGGACGGCGGCCATTACACGCGCCTGCAACGCTTTCTCGACCGCCAGGATCTGGGCCACACCGCGAGCAATCAACTGGCGGTGGAATTGGGCCTGAAATGCCCGCAGCGGGCCGAGGTCGGTCACCTGACCCAGAAGCAACTGGAGAAGGTGCGCAAGACCTGGTACGCGCCGAACAACATGACCCTGATCGTCGTCGGTGAACTCGACAAACTGCTGCCGGCCTATCTGGAACGCACCTGGGGCGCGCTTGAAGCGGTGGACCCGGCGGAGCACCGTGAGCTGCCGGACATCCGCACCAGCGCCGCCCATGAACGCACCCTCACCCGTGGCTTCATCGGCGACAGCGCCAAGTTGCACTGGCTGGTGCCGGAGCCGATGCTCGACGATCAGTACGACGAGACCTTCGACATCCTCAAGGACTACCTCGACTGGGCGCTGTACCGGCAGATTCGCCTGAATCACGGCTTGTCCTACGGGCCGTGGGCCGAGCGTGAAGTGTTTGGCGGGGTCGGCTTCATGAGCCTCAACGCTGACGTGGATCGCGATGACCTCGCCGAAGCCCAACAGGTGCTGGAAGACCTCAAGGCCGATCTGCTGAAAAACGGCCTCGACCCGGACACTTTCGCCCGGATCAAACAAGCCGCCATCGCCCATCAGGCCTGGGCGGTACAGGGCAACAGTGCCATGGCGGATTACTACTGGAGCGCGCTGGGCGATTACGAGGACGGGCGCTTTGCCAACCCGGCCCGCGAGCTGCAAGGCGTGACCCTGGAAACGGCAAACAAGGCCATGCGCGAGTTGCTGTTGCAACCGGGATATCTGCGGATCGAGAAGCCGTTGCTTAGTGATGATCAAGTGTTGTGGCTGATTGCCGGTGGTCTGGGCGTGGTGTTGCTGGTGCTGATTGGCTGGCGCTTGCACCGTCGTAAGCCAGCCAAACACTGA
- a CDS encoding ABC transporter permease — MISSSMSGNAQLDTSISPARLRVSGDWTLAHYADLKHLTEKLTGQYDANTVVDLNSLGALDTAGASLLVELLGSERLGKSAEHPDCTISQADRALLQTVYRSLTDFCVPVKEPEVSVSVQLLTRIGRAVETVWQDTLQVLGFIGLILETIARNLLRPKRWRITPVVAHIEQTGLDAAPIVALLTFLVGAVVAFLGATVLASFGATIFTVDLVGFSFLREFGVLLTAILMAGRTASAFTAQIGSMKANEEIDAIRTLGLDPMELLVVPRVLAMLVALPMLTFLAMLCGIIGGGVVCAVSLGISPAMFLSLLQSDIGIQHFLVGLVKAPIFAFLIATIGCLEGFKVSGSAESVGAHTTSAVVQSIFVVIVLDAVAALFFMEMGW, encoded by the coding sequence ATGATCAGCAGCTCAATGAGCGGTAATGCCCAACTGGACACGTCAATCAGCCCTGCCCGCCTGCGGGTTTCCGGGGACTGGACGCTTGCCCATTACGCCGACCTCAAGCACCTGACCGAAAAACTGACCGGCCAGTACGACGCCAATACCGTGGTCGACCTCAACAGCCTCGGTGCGCTCGACACTGCGGGCGCTTCGTTGCTGGTGGAACTGCTCGGTTCCGAGCGTCTGGGCAAATCCGCCGAACACCCCGACTGCACGATTTCCCAGGCCGACCGCGCGCTGCTGCAGACTGTGTATCGCTCGCTGACTGATTTCTGTGTGCCGGTCAAAGAGCCGGAAGTCAGTGTCAGCGTGCAACTGCTGACCCGCATCGGGCGCGCGGTGGAAACGGTCTGGCAGGACACCCTGCAAGTGCTGGGCTTCATCGGCCTGATCCTCGAAACCATCGCCCGCAATCTGCTGCGCCCCAAGCGTTGGCGCATCACCCCCGTCGTCGCCCACATCGAACAGACCGGTCTCGACGCCGCGCCGATCGTGGCGCTGCTGACTTTTCTGGTCGGCGCGGTGGTGGCATTTCTCGGCGCCACGGTGCTGGCCAGTTTCGGCGCGACGATCTTTACCGTGGACCTGGTGGGCTTCTCTTTTCTGCGTGAGTTCGGCGTGTTGCTCACGGCGATCCTGATGGCCGGGCGCACCGCCAGCGCGTTCACCGCGCAGATCGGCTCGATGAAGGCCAACGAGGAGATCGACGCGATCCGCACCCTCGGCCTCGACCCGATGGAGCTGCTGGTGGTGCCGCGCGTGCTGGCGATGCTGGTGGCGCTGCCGATGCTGACGTTTCTGGCGATGCTCTGCGGAATCATCGGCGGTGGCGTGGTGTGCGCGGTGTCGCTGGGGATTTCGCCGGCGATGTTTCTCTCGCTGCTGCAGAGCGACATCGGTATTCAGCACTTTCTGGTCGGCCTGGTGAAAGCGCCGATCTTTGCCTTCCTGATCGCCACGATCGGTTGCCTGGAAGGCTTCAAGGTCAGCGGCAGCGCCGAATCGGTCGGTGCGCACACCACGTCAGCCGTGGTGCAGTCGATTTTCGTGGTGATCGTGCTCGATGCGGTGGCTGCGCTGTTTTTCATGGAGATGGGCTGGTGA
- a CDS encoding MlaD family protein has translation METRAHHVLIGLFSVIVVAGALLFGLWLAKSSVDSEFKDYEVVFNEAVSGLSKGSPVQYSGIKVGDVVNLRLDPKDPRRVLARIRLGGDTPVKEDTQAKLALAGITGTSIIQLSGGTPESPKLRGHDGELPTIVAAPSPISRLLNDSNDLMTGITALLSNANQMFSPENVERVSNTLAHLEQTTGSINDQRGDLRQAMQQLASVGKQAGSMLEQTSALMRNANGLLNDQGKQALGSAEQAMKSLEQSSATINGLLSKNQNSLDNGMQGLNGLAPAIRELRETLTSLRGISQRLEANPSGYLLGSDKNKEFTP, from the coding sequence ATGGAAACCCGAGCCCATCATGTGTTGATCGGCCTGTTCTCAGTGATTGTCGTGGCAGGCGCCCTGCTCTTCGGCCTGTGGCTGGCCAAGTCCAGCGTCGACAGCGAGTTCAAGGATTATGAAGTGGTCTTCAACGAGGCGGTCAGCGGCCTGTCCAAGGGCAGCCCCGTGCAGTACAGCGGGATCAAGGTCGGTGACGTGGTCAACCTGCGTCTCGACCCGAAAGACCCACGCCGGGTGCTGGCGCGGATTCGTCTGGGCGGTGACACCCCGGTCAAGGAAGACACCCAGGCCAAATTGGCTTTGGCCGGGATCACCGGGACTTCGATCATCCAGCTCAGCGGCGGCACTCCAGAAAGTCCGAAGCTGCGTGGGCATGACGGCGAGCTGCCGACCATCGTCGCGGCACCCTCGCCTATTTCCCGGCTGCTCAACGACAGCAACGACCTGATGACTGGCATCACCGCGCTGCTGAGCAACGCTAACCAGATGTTCTCCCCGGAGAACGTCGAGCGCGTCAGCAACACCTTGGCGCATCTGGAGCAGACCACCGGTTCGATCAACGATCAGCGCGGCGACCTGCGCCAGGCCATGCAGCAACTGGCGAGTGTCGGCAAGCAGGCCGGCAGCATGCTCGAGCAAACTTCGGCGCTGATGCGCAACGCCAACGGCCTGCTCAACGATCAGGGCAAGCAGGCGCTGGGCAGTGCCGAGCAGGCGATGAAGTCGCTGGAACAGAGCAGCGCCACCATCAACGGCCTGCTGAGCAAGAACCAGAACTCGCTCGACAACGGAATGCAGGGCCTCAATGGCTTGGCGCCGGCGATCCGCGAACTGCGCGAAACCCTGACTTCGCTGCGTGGCATTTCGCAACGTCTTGAGGCCAACCCCAGCGGCTACTTGCTGGGCAGTGACAAGAACAAGGAATTCACCCCATGA
- a CDS encoding GFA family protein produces the protein MEEVHSGGCHCGHIRYQFSGPLHDIAHCHCSICRKVSGGIVTTWITVAAASFQWLSGTPSRYDSSSSCARYFCPRCGAQLALVTLLSPESIDVTIATLDHPERAPAERHIWTNSQLPWLHLDEHLPGEPEETL, from the coding sequence ATGGAAGAAGTGCACAGCGGTGGCTGCCACTGCGGACACATCCGCTATCAGTTCAGCGGGCCGTTGCACGACATTGCCCACTGCCACTGCTCGATCTGCCGCAAAGTCAGCGGTGGGATTGTCACCACGTGGATTACCGTGGCGGCGGCCAGCTTCCAGTGGCTGAGCGGCACGCCATCGCGCTATGACTCGTCGAGCAGTTGCGCGCGGTATTTCTGTCCACGTTGTGGCGCGCAGCTGGCGCTGGTGACATTGCTCAGCCCTGAGAGCATCGATGTGACCATCGCCACGCTGGATCACCCGGAGCGGGCGCCGGCCGAGCGGCACATCTGGACGAACAGCCAATTGCCCTGGCTGCATCTGGACGAGCATCTGCCGGGCGAGCCCGAAGAAACCCTTTGA